The segment TTCTTGGTTTTCTGTTCAATCCTAATTAATCTAGGTTTTTCAGCTGCGTTGATTAGCACATAAGATGGAACAAACTAGTGTGAAAGAGTAAATTTTCAATAATGCAAGAATGCCATGAAAATTAAGCTTTCACACACCAATAGTAAGCACAGATATCAGACCCGGGCTAGCCATCTGGGCCAGCCCAGCGGGCTTACCAGGACCTAGACAACCCGGGACCTTGGCCGGGTCTGAAGagccaaaaaaaattaccacTAAAGATAAAAGATCCAAAAAACATAGGCGTTGTGTTGTCTCGCGCACAAGAGACCAATTAAAGGTATTCCTTATTAGTTACTAATTCATATTAAATTCATATCAAAGTTCATTATATAAACACTGTATATATACTAGAAGaaggtttaattttttcaatttagaatTGAAAGCCTATTAGAAAATATACTTtatgtttataagaaaaaaattatgttttttcaatgataaaaaaactttttgatttaaatacttcaattttaaaaaaaaataatacatttccgatatggaataaaaaaaaattgtaacaatctttattatttataaagtatATAGTCtacatgaattgttttttaacctttttttttgtgagatatCTTTCAGGTCTAATAACTATAATTAGAGTGGAGAACATGAGTGATAGAGAGAGAAGCTTGTGCAACTACGTGGAATCACAAAATGTCATGATCAGATTTCTCACAGTTTCTTGAATTCTACTGTTCTGATCACTGATTGTGCTTGCGGTTCTTatcaaaaaattacaatttgaattTAATCCTCAATCAAACATTAATCCTTTGAACAAACTGGAGTTATTAAGTGGTGCAATTTGTACCTTCAAGCAATCTCTGGTTGCCAGAGGCTGCGTAAGCATCCGGTGGATCAACGATTGGCGAGGAGGAGTCTCTATTTCTTTCACTGGAATGCATTTTTGAAATACATGGAAACAGGTTTTTCTCATCCATCCCTTGATCATAAAGAAAGCCCTTGAAAACATGACCGCTTATATTCACCTTAGCTTCATAGGCAACCTCAGCTTCATCACTGTTAATGGCTGACACTCTAACGCACCTGAAAACTGCTGGGGCGTGAACTTGAACTGGTAAGGACTGTTTGAAGGTTGCATCTATAATTCGACAAAAATAGGCAAACGACTTAGTGCCTCACATCTACTCCTCATAACATTGActcaaacaaataacaataaacagAAGGAATTAAGCTTCAAATTCTACTGTTCTGTTCACAAAACAGGTCAATTTCATTACTAATACAACTTATTTATCTGCAAGATAATAACTTTATCATCctacaatcaaaagaataaattaaatgacGAGCAGATAAAGAGATATTCAATCTTGGAAAGCAGGATTCAAGAACTGAAGTCCTAATGGTCGCAAAAATTCACAAATCAGAgaacaaatatatcaaaaggagagagggagaggggaaaACATAGGTGCTCACCCTGGAAACTAGAGCCAGTATCCAAAACAAAAGAAGCAGCAGCATTGTTATTAGAAGTACTAAAACTATTGGATGTAGCAGGCACATTTTCTCTTGGTCTCTTACCACCAATACAGCCACCaccagaagaagaagcagaggagccgccgccgccgccgctaCTATAACCAAGCCTCTCGCGCCTCCTCGCAGCAGGCACCCATGTGCTCTTCAGGTGAGTGGTACACTCATACCCTCTACTCTTGCAACAAGTCCTGCACCTCCTGTACTGACACTCTTTCTTTGCCCTGTTTCCACAGTCCCTACATGCTCTTGCAGGACCAATATTTATTGCAGTATCACAATCCTGAAGAGCATTTAAAGTTCCCCTTTCAAGAAAACTTGATTCTTGCGGGTATTTCTTTAGAGGGTTCCAAGACTCTTGATTGTCTGCAATGCCATATTGGTCATTGGTATTGGTTATTTGGTGAGTAGAGGGAACGTGTGGTGGCTGCTGGTGGTGACAAGAAGATGGTGGTGGAGCTATAAAGAGAATATTGTGAAGGCCTAACATGTTTGGATGGTCAGGTgggaaggtggtggtggtggctgcATGTGGTGGCGGCGGCGGCCATGTTTTGGTGGTGGTGAGGGTATTAGGAGTTGAATTGGCCACAGTTGTTGGTTTGTATCAAGAATGCAAGTGAAAGATCGTATATAGTATAAAGAAAAGACTTACAGTGGCCCTGAAGTGATTGGTctgagctagctagctagatagGCCTCTAGCTAACGTTGATATGGTGATAACATGAAGATAAATTATTGCAACTCAgagtgagaaagagagagagagagagcgattTGTTGCAGAGTTGCTTTTACTACCCGTAGTCAGCCACTGTGTACTGAAATTCTTCTATTTCCAACTGTAAATAACTTTCTTTAGCAAGGAATCATTGCTCTGGAACCAAGGTTATTTGATCCAACAGTACAATCCCTGTCGCGGGTTCGGAAATTTTGACAGTGAGTTCAAAATGATgttcatttgaaatttaatttttatatttttaaattgtttaaaataaattttaaaataataataataaatattattttaatatatttataaataaaaaacactttaaaacataATCCCCATGAAACTcttaaaaaactcttaaaaaaaccCTTCATTCATCTATTCAggattaatctaaattaatttatacaataatattgttttggtgatatttttaaataataaaatattattctaaataaaaattaaaaaaaaaataaagttgaccACATAGTCTAATTCTGATTTAACCGGTCATTTAAATCACTAGGCcactttaatttaattgaacCAGTATCAAcagtaattattaaaaaaaaaaaaactcacctcAACCAAGGCTTCTTATCACATATCATCAAACCGACACTAGTAAAATCCGGTTTAACTatgtttcaaaagaaaatgaaatgaagatGCCAAAGTCTCATTCCGGATGTTTTTAGGATTGTGGTAGTAATgttaatttaaagtattttttacttaaaaatatatcaaaataaaatttttttatttttaaaaaattatatttgatatcatCACATCCaaacgataaaaaaatagaaaaaaacttttattttaagcaaaaacattaattaaaatttaagggaaCGCGGTTTGTATCACATTTTCAAACACACCCTTGCATCATTAAGCATCAtataaatgattttcttttcaagtattagtttttaatatggGCCATTGCAGGTGTTTTGATGTAGATCGAACTAATTTCTTTACAGTGTAAAAAACAATGCTAAAATgttgttattgtattttaaaaaacaaaaaaaaatcaacgactcaggaaaattaaaaaaacaatgattattAAACCTCGTGAATTAAACTGTATACTGATGAAATCGGGGAAAATCgatgaaaaaaaaggtattagAAAACAAAGCATCAGCAAAACCAAGTGAGGTTGTCAAAACCCACAAATAATGTCAAGTGGTCATGATAATCCAATAGAAgggaaacatataaaaaaacaaagtttaattttcaaaagaaatgaattttgaaggataaaattaaaaaaaaataaaaattgacttCTAAAAAAACTTGGCTCACCCAAAAAAACCTCTTACCTGGATAATGAGATATGGAtaacttaattgaaaagaaaactgaaaaaagtaacgaagtttattttttacaacaaaCAACTTCAAATGATATAACTGCGAAAGAAAATGACATCAActtgtattaatttttcaaactcataaCCTTGGATAGTAACTAAATTGGAAGTACTGCATCTAAAAGACAACTATTTAAAAACTTGGCTTGACTTGTGTCCCAGGTGACCATTAGCTTAGATCAACCAaagtttcaaaagaaattgggGGAGAATTGATCCAATGTAATGCATTAAAAAACCCAAGTTGACAAATGTTTTGGTTAACTTAGGGAAAAACCAGTCGAAACTCATTTGCTATTtacctattttattttaaaaaaattatataattttgatttttttataaaacaaaatgaattggTTGACTCGTATTAACTCGAGCCAACCCACTTGACCTATGACCCCATAATTGTCCCATATTGACTATTGGGAGGGGCgagaaacaataagaaaaactcaaattaacatAAGGGATGCTCAgcgatgataaaaaaaaataaaataaaatcaaatgataaaaaatagcatTTAAGAGAATAagaatttcatttgaaaaaaaaattcagaggataaattaaaattttgaattgaatgatagaattagaaaaaaaataattcaaattaacatatgaattggaaataaaaaataaaaatcaagagaataaggaccaaatttttaaaaaataaaaaatcaagatcatgaatctaatgatgaaattgaaaacaaattaaaatttgagggTCATaccttaaatatataaaaaatattgaaatgaagggaaaaataaaaaagaaaaatcaaattcacaaaagaataaaaaaaaaacacaaacaaagaaaactaatttCTAACAAACTTAGcgatgatagataaaaattttaaaaataattaaaaatgaccAAAGTTAACCTGATTCAACCTTTAGAATTTGTAATACAAATCATAAGGCTGGATCGCAGTGTAAAAGGCAAACccgaaaaaataataatgtaaaattctagaccaaccaaaataatcagggataaactttttaaaaaatgtagatTTCTAAAGAAAGATAAccaaatttgacacaaaaagaaaacaaaaccaaaccataagagatggaattgaaaaacaatttcaattaagaaaagaataagaaaaactataaataataataaaaagaatgaggatcatatttgatataaaaataaaatgttaagggataaaatccaaaagaaaagttaatttaataaaggattcaaaacaaaaaacacatcaCAATTAAAAGAACGAAGACcacatcaaatataaaaacaaagtgtaaagggatttaattgaaaaaacaattaacttaataaatgattcaaaaccaatcacattgcaattaaaagaacgagGACCAAATCTTATatacaaataaaacataaaatgatgaaattgaaaaaaacaattaactcaataaatgATTCAAGACCAAAAActttgcaattaaaagaatgatgacctaatttaacttaacaaataaatagttagactttcttgttttttttatttttattttttttgcaatggccGGCATGGTTTTCTAAAACAAGAGAGGGGAAAAAGGGAGGAAGGGAAAAACTCATTGCCAGAGTTCCTCTGCAAGCCGTCGAAGAACACTCGCCTCACCATCTTGACGGGGCGATGAAGCGCATCAAAAGCCGTCTTGGAAGGCGATATTCGGTGCTATGTGGGCATTGCACATGCCACCTGAAGGGCATAGGGGTGCCTGTAGCACTCGCCAACCGCTTTTgaatttcaatattaatttatatattaaaatatcaaattatcccTAACCAcatgagaattaaaaaaacagaaaacctaTTATCCCTAACCAcatgagaattaaaaaaataaaaaacctaaaatgacATTGTATACATtgtaaaaagatattgttttttagagACATTTATGTAattgacatgaaaaaaatatgaaaaacctGAAAAGCTCTTGAAccaaagggatttttttttaagggtcatttaataattatattgtaaaaaaacatgaaattactgattaatattttttttaatgtaattactatgaaaaaaatcatatataccTAAAACTAAGCTTACCACTAAagataaaatagtaattttctTGTAGATTGCACGTTCACAATACATGCTAAAACACTggtatattttagtttatatatatatatatatatatttaattatttatgaaactAAAATAGGAGAGCTTAATTTCCTACTCGTCCAAGTCCTAACCAATCCACCGAATTGTAGAAACAATAATTCCCTGTTAATTTGAAGACCACGGAACATAAAAGTTTAGTCATACTTATCCTATCTGTAATGATgcttctttaaattatttacaCGTGGCATTTTGGGAATGGTGGGATGGTGGCCGTGCCTACTATAGATACTAGCAGAGGCTTACGTGAGGCTATGATGAAGTGATCACCACATAATGGCAATAGGGATGCTGTATGGAATTCCTAGCACCTTGCAGGATAGCGAGTAGTCATTCCAAGATTGACAGTAAATAATGCCCgtttcttagtttatttttggaacatggtttttatagaaagtgaatataaaaaatattttttaatgttttattatttcgtagaaaaaaaattaaaaaatactttattattttttgtacatTTATTAAAAGGATTGAGACCAaacaaaacaagtaaaaaaagttaaagaagaataaaattaaaaagaataatttcaaataaaatgtatagtaataaaaataataaagactaaatctgacatataaaaattgaaatgagattaaattaaaaaataataattttataaattatatcaaataaaatatatagcaattaaaataatgaggaccaaatctaatagataaaaaattttattcaataaaaaaataagagaaaaataaataataataaaaagaatgaagaccaaaattggtataaaaaccaaaccaaatcagATTataaaggatgaaactgaaaaaaaaaatagaataaaatatatagtaataaaaaaattaagggtcaAACTTGTTATAATTAACAGATAACAAGATATCTTTGAATTTCTCGCaacttttaaaaagtgtttttcgtccggaataaaatgtaaatatcttttagaaatcaattcaaatttttctttgactggaaactatttttcattgactaatttttttaatagttaataaACATAcgaaagtttgaaaaataattttttttaaaatatttttctttaaacaaatagggtttagaaataaaaaaatcaaaatggttttgttttatgattttttcataattaaatacCGAAATAGtgaatcttatatatatatatatatatatatatatatatatattttaaaatatacattttttttcataaatttaccTTTCATGGTTGAAAATTATGATGCAACATCGTATCATTTAAGTTTTAAGAAGTTAATATGAAGatcaaaaagatttattttattcttgattttttaagttataaaatccaaacatgcagtttaaggactaaattaactTAGAGTCTAAAAtagtttgaattaaaaaaaaaaaggaattatttGACTTGATTTGGTACAAAACCTTGATCGATGATAAGGTAACCTGCCCCTCAACTCATGTTTTTTCTAAAGACATTTgactaaaataatgttattataatatcttttaaaaatttaaattaatttttaaacccgTGAATGGATACTTGAATCGTATCTTGTAACTACAGTTAAGGCATGAAAAtcacagaagaaaaaaattcttctaaacagcttaaatcaatataaaatatatatctttaaaattgtttaaacGTGAGATTAATCCTGATTAAATAGCAAAATATTTCAACGCAAAAACACACATAATTGAATTAAGTGTTTGGCATTGT is part of the Populus nigra chromosome 8, ddPopNigr1.1, whole genome shotgun sequence genome and harbors:
- the LOC133701104 gene encoding protein SHI RELATED SEQUENCE 6-like isoform X3, with amino-acid sequence MLGLHNILFIAPPPSSCHHQQPPHVPSTHQITNTNDQYGIADNQESWNPLKKYPQESSFLERGTLNALQDCDTAINIGPARACRDCGNRAKKECQYRRCRTCCKSRGYECTTHLKSTWVPAARRRERLGYSSGGGGGSSASSSGGGCIGDATFKQSLPVQVHAPAVFRCVRVSAINSDEAEVAYEAKVNISGHVFKGFLYDQGMDEKNLFPCISKMHSSERNRDSSSPIVDPPDAYAASGNQRLLEGTNCTT
- the LOC133701104 gene encoding protein SHI RELATED SEQUENCE 6-like isoform X1, with translation MLGLHNILFIAPPPSSCHHQQPPHVPSTHQITNTNDQYGIADNQESWNPLKKYPQESSFLERGTLNALQDCDTAINIGPARACRDCGNRAKKECQYRRCRTCCKSRGYECTTHLKSTWVPAARRRERLGYSSGGGGGSSASSSGGGCIGGKRPRENVPATSNSFSTSNNNAAASFVLDTGSSFQDATFKQSLPVQVHAPAVFRCVRVSAINSDEAEVAYEAKVNISGHVFKGFLYDQGMDEKNLFPCISKMHSSERNRDSSSPIVDPPDAYAASGNQRLLEGTNCTT
- the LOC133701104 gene encoding protein SHI RELATED SEQUENCE 6-like isoform X2, with the protein product MLGLHNILFIAPPPSSCHHQQPPHVPSTHQITNTNDQYGIADNQESWNPLKKYPQESSFLERGTLNALQDCDTAINIGPARACRDCGNRAKKECQYRRCRTCCKSRGYECTTHLKSTWVPAARRRERLGYSSGGGGGSSASSSGGGCIGGKRPRENVPATSNSFSTSNNNAAASFVLDTGSSFQDATFKQSLPVQVHAPAVFRCVRVSAINSDEAEVAYEAKVNISGHVFKGFLYDQGMDEKNLFPCISKMHSSERNRDSSSPIVDPPDAYAASGNQRLLEGNG